The proteins below are encoded in one region of Paraburkholderia aromaticivorans:
- a CDS encoding lytic transglycosylase domain-containing protein has product MHGNSVLDGVPVQRKAGRYPASGLTIMLAAIFVSFPAAAHAADALSVAQAPIVASEVTSDTSLPALSDITAVLHAQFRVAPMESLKIARAVLIEADRHAISPVLLLAVMAVESSFDRNAVSVAGARGLMQVLPAAHPQLIATATDLSDPAINVRIGSTILRRYLDESGGDLDAALLRYSGGGRGYARRVTLRMQRFDASLRRE; this is encoded by the coding sequence ATGCATGGAAATAGCGTTCTGGATGGTGTGCCAGTACAACGAAAAGCCGGCCGCTATCCGGCATCCGGCTTGACGATCATGCTTGCAGCGATCTTCGTCTCATTCCCCGCTGCCGCGCATGCCGCTGACGCGCTGTCGGTTGCACAAGCACCCATCGTCGCGAGCGAGGTGACTTCAGACACCAGCTTGCCGGCGCTCAGCGATATCACCGCCGTGCTGCACGCGCAATTTCGTGTGGCGCCGATGGAATCGCTGAAGATTGCGCGCGCAGTGTTGATCGAAGCCGATCGCCACGCCATCTCGCCCGTCTTGCTGCTTGCGGTAATGGCGGTTGAATCGAGCTTCGATCGCAATGCGGTTAGCGTCGCGGGCGCACGAGGGCTCATGCAGGTCCTGCCCGCCGCGCATCCGCAATTGATCGCGACCGCGACCGATCTATCCGATCCGGCAATCAACGTGCGGATCGGCTCGACCATTCTGCGCCGCTACCTCGACGAAAGCGGCGGCGATCTCGATGCCGCATTGCTTCGCTACAGCGGCGGCGGGCGCGGCTATGCGCGGCGCGTCACGCTTCGCATGCAGCGTTTTGACGCAAGCTTGCGCCGCGAATGA
- the hpnA gene encoding hopanoid-associated sugar epimerase, translated as MTEQNRDLVLVTGASGFVGSSVARIAQQKGFKVRVLVRATSPRQNVESLDAEIVIGDMRDEASMRNALRGVRYLLHVAADYRLWAPDPSEIERSNLEGTEATMRAALKEGVERIVYTSSVATLKVTSSGQSADETSPLKADQAIGVYKRSKVLAERAVERMIAEDGLPAVIVNPSTPIGPRDVKPTPTGRIIVEAALGKIPAFVDTGLNLVHVDDVAAGHFLALERGKIGERYILGGENLPLQQMLADIAALTGRKAPTLSLPRWPLYPLAMGAEAVAKITKREPFVTVDGLKMSKNKMYFTSAKAERELGYRARPYREGLSDALDWFRQAGYLKP; from the coding sequence ATGACCGAACAGAATCGCGATCTCGTGCTCGTGACCGGCGCCTCCGGCTTCGTCGGCTCGTCGGTGGCGCGCATCGCGCAACAGAAGGGTTTCAAGGTGCGCGTGCTGGTGCGCGCCACGAGTCCGCGTCAGAACGTCGAGTCGCTGGACGCGGAAATTGTGATCGGCGATATGCGCGACGAAGCGTCGATGCGCAACGCGCTGCGCGGCGTGCGCTATCTGCTGCACGTGGCCGCTGACTATCGGCTGTGGGCGCCTGACCCGAGCGAAATCGAGCGCTCGAACCTCGAAGGCACCGAGGCGACCATGCGCGCGGCGTTGAAGGAAGGCGTCGAGCGCATTGTCTACACGAGCAGTGTGGCCACGCTGAAAGTGACCAGTTCCGGTCAGTCCGCCGACGAAACCTCGCCGCTCAAAGCCGATCAGGCGATCGGCGTGTACAAGCGCAGCAAGGTGCTGGCCGAGCGCGCGGTGGAGCGGATGATCGCCGAAGACGGCCTGCCGGCGGTGATCGTCAACCCGTCCACGCCGATCGGACCGCGCGACGTCAAGCCGACGCCGACGGGACGCATCATCGTCGAAGCGGCGCTCGGCAAGATTCCGGCATTCGTCGACACGGGCCTGAATCTCGTGCACGTGGACGACGTCGCGGCCGGCCATTTCCTCGCGCTCGAACGCGGCAAGATCGGCGAGCGCTATATTCTCGGCGGCGAAAATCTGCCGCTTCAACAGATGCTCGCGGATATCGCGGCGCTGACCGGCCGCAAGGCGCCGACGCTGAGCTTGCCGCGCTGGCCCCTCTATCCGCTGGCGATGGGCGCCGAAGCGGTCGCCAAGATCACGAAACGCGAACCATTTGTCACCGTCGACGGCTTGAAAATGTCGAAGAACAAGATGTATTTCACGTCGGCGAAAGCGGAACGCGAGCTCGGCTACCGCGCGCGGCCCTATCGCGAAGGCTTGAGCGACGCGCTCGACTGGTTCCGGCAAGCGGGCTATCTGAAGCCGTGA
- a CDS encoding DUF962 domain-containing protein, with the protein MRTLTQQLTQYAAYHRDRRNIATHFIGIPMIVLALAVLLSRPAFAVGGWPLTLSPAWVLFVAATLYYLVLDVPLGAMMAFVSVLCVAFGQWTATQSTLMWLVIGVGLFLVGWVFQFIGHVAYEHRKPAFVDDVIGLLIGPLFVLAEALFGFGWRPALRAAIEAQVGPTRINADRTAAHR; encoded by the coding sequence ATGAGAACGCTGACGCAACAGCTTACGCAATACGCGGCCTATCATCGCGACCGGCGCAATATCGCCACGCACTTCATCGGCATTCCGATGATCGTGCTAGCCCTGGCGGTGTTGTTGAGCCGGCCTGCTTTCGCTGTCGGCGGCTGGCCGCTGACGCTATCGCCGGCGTGGGTGTTATTCGTCGCGGCAACGCTCTATTACCTCGTGCTCGACGTGCCGCTCGGCGCGATGATGGCGTTCGTGTCCGTGCTCTGCGTCGCGTTCGGCCAGTGGACAGCCACGCAATCCACGTTGATGTGGCTCGTGATCGGCGTCGGGCTCTTTCTGGTCGGCTGGGTGTTTCAGTTCATCGGCCACGTTGCCTACGAACACCGCAAGCCGGCCTTCGTCGACGATGTGATCGGCCTGCTGATCGGACCGCTGTTCGTGCTGGCCGAAGCGTTGTTCGGCTTCGGCTGGCGCCCCGCGTTGCGCGCAGCGATCGAGGCGCAAGTCGGTCCGACGCGTATCAATGCGGACCGAACAGCGGCACATCGCTGA
- a CDS encoding DNA/RNA non-specific endonuclease → MKKWFACLLFAVAAHASAAPSCTQFTPNAQWPVLSNQKMAPKTRMLCYSDFAVLHSGVTHGPLWSAEHLTRDHIEAAKDMVRTNKFFEDARLPDGEGATLADYKRSGFDRGHMSPAGNRWNQEAMAQSFSLANVVPQNRENNQRLWARIETSVRKIAVSDDDTYVVTGPIFNGQQLQTIGPTRVFVPTQLFKVVYVPSRKVAFAVVVDNVSTNRYDIKTIHELEAASGIRFPGIPENLKDQRPGGLKGV, encoded by the coding sequence ATGAAGAAGTGGTTTGCCTGTCTGTTGTTCGCCGTTGCCGCTCACGCCAGCGCAGCGCCTTCCTGCACTCAATTCACACCGAATGCGCAATGGCCGGTTCTGAGCAATCAGAAGATGGCCCCGAAAACGCGCATGCTTTGCTATAGCGATTTCGCGGTTTTGCATTCGGGCGTCACGCACGGTCCGCTGTGGTCCGCCGAGCATCTGACGCGCGATCATATCGAGGCCGCCAAAGACATGGTGCGCACCAACAAGTTCTTCGAAGACGCGCGCTTGCCGGACGGCGAAGGCGCCACGCTCGCGGACTACAAGCGCAGCGGATTCGATCGCGGTCACATGAGCCCGGCGGGTAATCGCTGGAATCAGGAGGCGATGGCACAATCGTTCTCGCTGGCCAACGTCGTGCCGCAAAACCGTGAGAACAACCAGCGTCTGTGGGCGCGCATCGAGACCTCCGTGCGCAAGATCGCCGTGTCGGACGACGATACGTATGTGGTCACCGGCCCGATCTTCAACGGCCAACAGTTGCAGACCATCGGACCGACGCGCGTGTTCGTGCCGACGCAGTTGTTCAAGGTAGTCTACGTGCCGTCGCGGAAGGTGGCGTTCGCCGTGGTGGTGGACAATGTCTCGACGAACCGTTACGACATCAAGACGATTCACGAACTCGAAGCAGCATCGGGCATCCGTTTTCCGGGCATTCCGGAGAACCTCAAAGATCAGCGACCGGGAGGACTGAAAGGTGTTTAA
- the egtD gene encoding L-histidine N(alpha)-methyltransferase: protein MTQPALSHDASPDLRSAFAADVRAGLTHTPQKELPSKYLYDEVGSALFEVITVLPEYGVTRAEERLLTRHAADIVAHLPHDVTVAELGSGSGRKTRRILEALCKKRPTSYCPIEISRSALQLCRRELGDIERISIVGYERDYLAGLAEVSKQRAADERLLVLFLGSTIGNFGRLAATRFLRDIRNMLAPGDALLLGTDLIKPTPVLVAAYDDSIGVTASFNLNLLARINRELDGDFPLDAFEHVARFNPDARSIEMHLRAKRDITARVGAAQLTVSLKAGETIWTESSHKYRAEEMPAIADDAGFVCSHQWIEDEWGFAESLLLAR, encoded by the coding sequence ATGACCCAGCCAGCCCTATCGCACGACGCATCGCCCGACCTACGCTCCGCCTTCGCCGCCGACGTTCGCGCAGGCCTCACCCATACGCCGCAGAAAGAGCTGCCGTCGAAATACCTGTATGACGAAGTGGGCTCCGCGCTGTTCGAAGTGATTACCGTGTTGCCGGAATACGGCGTGACGCGCGCCGAGGAACGTCTGCTTACCAGGCATGCCGCGGACATCGTCGCGCACTTGCCACACGACGTGACGGTCGCCGAACTCGGCAGCGGCAGCGGCCGTAAAACACGGCGCATTCTGGAAGCGCTGTGTAAAAAACGCCCCACTTCTTACTGTCCGATTGAAATTTCGCGCAGCGCGTTGCAGTTGTGCAGGCGCGAACTTGGCGACATCGAGCGCATTTCGATTGTCGGTTATGAACGGGATTACCTGGCCGGCCTCGCTGAAGTGAGCAAGCAGCGCGCGGCGGACGAGCGCTTACTCGTGCTGTTTCTTGGCAGTACGATCGGTAATTTCGGCAGACTCGCGGCGACGCGTTTCCTGCGCGATATCCGCAACATGCTGGCTCCCGGCGACGCGTTACTGCTCGGCACGGACCTGATCAAGCCGACGCCCGTCCTGGTGGCCGCCTATGACGACTCGATCGGCGTCACCGCGTCGTTCAATCTGAACCTGCTGGCGCGCATCAATCGCGAACTCGACGGCGACTTTCCGCTCGATGCGTTCGAGCACGTCGCGCGCTTCAACCCGGACGCGCGCAGCATCGAAATGCATCTGCGAGCAAAGCGCGATATCACCGCGCGCGTGGGCGCGGCGCAGTTGACGGTGTCGCTCAAAGCGGGCGAGACGATCTGGACCGAGAGCAGCCACAAATATCGCGCGGAAGAGATGCCCGCGATTGCCGACGACGCCGGCTTCGTGTGCAGCCATCAATGGATCGAAGACGAATGGGGCTTTGCGGAGAGCCTGCTGCTGGCGCGTTGA
- a CDS encoding DUF4410 domain-containing protein: MLHRFLQCTLMAGCLSAVATVNAAADSAPFAAPAPIVYVADFDLDVANVTPDSGPGQRVRRLRGLLPSGPGPMGQDKNPQDHAKHIVDEMADALTDDLKKAGVDARRSAPGQPLPTVGWQVRGVFLSVDDGNRLRRAMVGFGAGQNDIQVAVSCDSLGAPDLPPLYQAVDEADSKGMPGAAIKLNPYVIAAKFVMASGDEKKTIKKTAQQIADAVVAKLHGAAQSKPQ, translated from the coding sequence ATGCTGCATCGATTTCTGCAATGCACGCTGATGGCGGGATGCCTGAGCGCGGTGGCCACCGTCAACGCCGCGGCGGACAGCGCGCCGTTCGCGGCGCCCGCGCCGATCGTCTATGTCGCCGACTTCGATCTGGACGTCGCGAACGTGACGCCGGACAGCGGACCGGGCCAACGCGTGCGCCGCCTGCGCGGTTTGCTGCCGAGCGGACCGGGACCGATGGGACAGGACAAGAATCCGCAGGACCATGCCAAACACATCGTGGACGAAATGGCGGACGCGCTGACGGACGATCTGAAAAAGGCTGGCGTCGATGCGCGGCGCAGTGCGCCGGGTCAGCCGCTGCCGACTGTCGGTTGGCAAGTGCGCGGCGTGTTTTTGAGTGTCGACGACGGCAATCGCCTTAGGCGTGCCATGGTCGGTTTCGGCGCCGGCCAGAACGACATCCAGGTGGCGGTGTCGTGCGACAGCCTCGGTGCGCCTGATTTGCCGCCGCTATATCAGGCCGTCGACGAAGCCGACAGCAAAGGCATGCCGGGCGCGGCCATCAAACTGAATCCGTACGTGATCGCCGCCAAGTTCGTGATGGCGAGCGGCGACGAGAAGAAGACGATCAAGAAGACGGCTCAGCAGATTGCAGATGCGGTGGTCGCAAAACTGCATGGCGCCGCGCAGTCGAAGCCGCAGTAA
- a CDS encoding acylphosphatase, which produces MAPDLDQRTETYYVRVRGTVQGVGFRHATVRQAHALGIKGWVANLDDGSVEAMLQGSANQVDRMLSWLRHGPPAARVTEVSGEERATEKRYERFEQH; this is translated from the coding sequence ATGGCCCCGGATCTGGATCAGCGGACCGAAACGTATTACGTGCGCGTGCGCGGCACTGTGCAGGGCGTCGGCTTTCGCCACGCGACTGTGCGGCAGGCTCACGCGCTCGGTATCAAGGGATGGGTGGCGAATCTCGACGACGGTTCCGTCGAAGCCATGTTGCAGGGCTCGGCCAACCAGGTCGACCGCATGCTGTCGTGGCTGCGTCACGGGCCGCCGGCGGCGCGCGTCACCGAGGTGAGCGGCGAAGAGCGCGCGACCGAAAAGCGCTACGAACGTTTCGAGCAGCACTGA
- a CDS encoding Crp/Fnr family transcriptional regulator, with the protein MTASFPSNVLAALLGRSAWFRSAPAAMQAQLIEAGRVERLAAGQRLFTRGDSDDGLYCVLDGLMRIGAASAAGKEALLAVIEPVNWFGEIALFDNRPRTHDAYAERDSELFHVPRAALAALLERTPAYWHLFGLLLTQKLRLAFDAIEEAALLPAAQRVARRLLLMAGGYGEPGALRRVLKVPQEDLAMMLALSRQTINQVLKQFETQGALKLGYAEIEIADVQKLAALAELNPVAD; encoded by the coding sequence ATGACTGCGAGTTTTCCATCGAATGTGCTTGCCGCGCTGCTTGGACGCAGCGCGTGGTTTCGCTCGGCGCCGGCCGCCATGCAGGCGCAATTGATTGAAGCGGGGCGTGTCGAACGGCTCGCTGCCGGTCAGCGGCTCTTCACGCGCGGCGATTCCGACGACGGCCTCTATTGCGTGCTCGATGGCCTGATGAGAATCGGCGCGGCCAGTGCGGCGGGCAAGGAGGCTTTGCTTGCCGTCATCGAGCCGGTGAACTGGTTCGGTGAGATCGCGCTGTTCGACAACCGGCCGCGGACCCACGATGCGTATGCCGAACGCGATTCCGAGCTGTTTCATGTGCCGCGCGCCGCGCTCGCCGCGCTACTCGAACGTACGCCCGCTTATTGGCATCTGTTCGGTTTGCTGTTGACGCAAAAGTTGCGTCTCGCTTTCGACGCGATCGAAGAGGCCGCGTTACTGCCCGCCGCGCAGCGCGTGGCGCGTCGCCTGTTATTGATGGCGGGCGGCTACGGCGAGCCCGGCGCATTGCGGCGCGTGCTCAAAGTCCCGCAAGAAGATCTCGCGATGATGCTGGCGCTGTCCCGCCAAACGATCAACCAGGTGCTGAAGCAGTTCGAAACGCAGGGCGCGCTGAAGCTCGGCTATGCGGAAATCGAAATTGCCGATGTGCAGAAGCTGGCTGCATTGGCTGAGCTGAATCCCGTTGCGGATTGA
- a CDS encoding 4-hydroxy-tetrahydrodipicolinate synthase family protein, producing the protein MFSGIWLPIVTPLRNGEVDIDALQRLAEYYLRTEISGIVALSTTGEAALLQEAERLTILQALTEVTGSRLPMLIGVGGSNTRDVLRDIQRYERWECAGYLVSAPSYVCPDQAGVQWHFEQAALATERPIVLYDVPHRTGVTIAPDTVARLVECGNIVAIKECVKEHFDKLSGLPINVLCGTDEALDDCLRHGGTGGILASAHVCADLLVAYQDLLGAGRDVDARNLFASLLPVLRLLFAAPNPSAIKAMLAFDHSLSDETRMPISRASAQLVERLSTARDRLQDLRAEFAGVMN; encoded by the coding sequence ATGTTCTCAGGTATCTGGTTGCCCATCGTTACGCCGCTGCGTAACGGCGAAGTCGATATCGACGCATTGCAGCGTCTCGCGGAATACTACTTGCGCACGGAGATCAGCGGTATCGTCGCGTTGAGCACGACGGGCGAAGCCGCCTTGTTACAGGAAGCCGAGCGCCTCACCATATTGCAAGCGCTGACCGAAGTCACCGGGTCCCGTCTGCCGATGCTGATCGGCGTCGGCGGATCGAATACACGCGACGTGCTGCGCGATATCCAGCGCTACGAGCGTTGGGAATGCGCGGGTTATCTGGTCTCCGCGCCGTCATACGTGTGTCCGGATCAGGCCGGCGTGCAGTGGCACTTCGAGCAGGCCGCGCTCGCGACCGAGCGTCCCATCGTCCTGTATGACGTGCCGCACCGAACCGGCGTGACGATCGCGCCGGATACCGTCGCGCGACTCGTCGAGTGCGGCAACATCGTCGCGATCAAGGAGTGCGTGAAGGAGCATTTCGACAAGTTGAGCGGCCTGCCGATCAACGTCCTGTGCGGCACGGACGAAGCGTTGGACGATTGTCTGCGTCATGGCGGAACAGGCGGCATTCTCGCCAGCGCGCACGTCTGCGCGGATCTGCTGGTCGCGTACCAAGACCTGCTGGGTGCTGGACGCGACGTGGACGCGCGCAATCTGTTCGCCAGCTTGCTGCCAGTATTGCGGCTCCTGTTCGCCGCGCCGAATCCGTCCGCTATCAAAGCCATGCTGGCCTTCGATCATTCGCTCAGCGACGAAACGCGCATGCCGATCTCGCGCGCTTCAGCGCAACTCGTCGAGCGTCTGAGTACCGCGCGCGACCGGCTGCAGGATCTGCGCGCCGAGTTTGCCGGCGTGATGAACTAG
- a CDS encoding glycosyltransferase, whose translation MAVVLFLLSCLSLLIWCVLLFARGGFWRARPAAPLTIEPRATWPAVAAVVPARNEVDVIAEAVTTLLQQDYAGDFHVIVVDDHSTDGTADAARAAALQLQCPDRLTVLSAKPLPPGWSGKVWAQSQGIEAVRTLGLSADFLLLTDADIGHPADAVAQLVARADAEQRDLVSLMVRLRCDSFWEKALIPAFVFFFAKLYPFSWVNNPRNRTAAAAGGCMLVRRSALEEAGGIESIRAELIDDCSLAARIKHRGTGRHPIRLDVAARSVSLRPYDSWREIWNMIARTAFTQLHYSPRLLAGTLAGMTIIYLMPPVAALVLGPTGWPAWLAWAAMCCAYAPMLSYYRRSPLWAPFLPLIALFYVGATFASAVRYWRGKGGQWKARVQAPVQER comes from the coding sequence ATGGCGGTGGTTCTGTTTCTTCTGTCGTGTCTCTCCTTGCTGATCTGGTGTGTGTTGCTGTTCGCGCGCGGCGGTTTCTGGCGCGCGCGTCCTGCCGCGCCGCTGACCATCGAGCCGCGCGCGACGTGGCCGGCCGTGGCCGCCGTGGTGCCGGCCCGCAATGAAGTCGATGTGATCGCCGAGGCGGTCACCACGCTGCTTCAGCAGGACTATGCGGGTGACTTCCACGTGATCGTCGTCGACGACCACAGCACCGACGGCACCGCCGACGCCGCTCGCGCAGCCGCCTTGCAGTTGCAATGTCCGGACCGTCTAACCGTGTTGAGCGCAAAGCCGCTGCCGCCGGGTTGGTCCGGCAAGGTGTGGGCGCAGTCGCAAGGTATCGAGGCCGTGCGCACGCTCGGCTTGTCCGCGGACTTCCTTCTGCTGACCGACGCCGACATCGGCCATCCCGCCGACGCAGTCGCGCAACTCGTCGCGCGCGCGGACGCGGAACAGCGCGATCTCGTCTCGCTGATGGTGCGTCTGCGCTGCGATTCGTTCTGGGAAAAGGCGCTGATTCCCGCCTTCGTCTTCTTCTTCGCCAAGCTGTACCCGTTCTCATGGGTCAACAACCCGCGCAATCGCACGGCGGCTGCTGCGGGCGGCTGCATGCTGGTGCGCCGTAGCGCGCTGGAAGAAGCGGGTGGCATCGAGTCGATTCGCGCCGAGTTGATCGACGACTGCAGCCTCGCCGCGCGCATTAAGCATCGTGGTACGGGGCGTCATCCGATCCGGCTGGATGTGGCGGCGCGCAGTGTGTCGCTGCGTCCGTACGATAGCTGGCGTGAGATCTGGAACATGATCGCGCGCACCGCCTTCACGCAGTTGCACTACTCGCCGAGGCTGCTGGCGGGCACGCTGGCCGGCATGACGATCATCTATCTGATGCCGCCGGTGGCCGCACTGGTGCTCGGTCCGACGGGCTGGCCTGCATGGCTCGCGTGGGCCGCCATGTGTTGCGCTTATGCGCCGATGCTCAGCTATTACCGCCGCTCGCCGCTGTGGGCTCCGTTTCTGCCACTGATCGCGTTGTTCTATGTCGGCGCGACGTTTGCGTCGGCCGTGCGCTATTGGCGCGGCAAGGGCGGACAGTGGAAGGCGCGGGTTCAGGCGCCGGTGCAGGAACGCTGA
- the rarD gene encoding EamA family transporter RarD yields MNQYDLKRGIALSVCATTTFALLSAYATLLAPLSGLDIFAWRVVWTVPGALLLVALRKRLPILRQLLYRMVTAPKLGVAMIVSAALLGMQLWVFLWAPLHGRMLEVSLGYFLLPLVMVLVGRFYYHERLDGLQWLAVACAAVGVGHELWVTGAFSWPTLLVSLGYPPYFVLRRKINHDSLAMFTVEMALLLPPAIVLVFNGGSLAMIASNPGRWWLLLPGLGALSTIALASYLKASRLLPVALFGILGYVEPVLLVLISITLLDETLSVAQLATYVPIWIAVALTALHSVRLVRLAPN; encoded by the coding sequence ATGAATCAGTATGACCTAAAGCGCGGGATCGCGTTGTCGGTGTGCGCGACCACGACGTTTGCATTACTGTCCGCTTACGCAACCCTGCTCGCGCCGCTGAGCGGCCTCGACATTTTCGCGTGGCGCGTCGTCTGGACTGTGCCGGGCGCGCTGTTGCTGGTAGCGTTGAGAAAGCGCCTACCCATTCTGCGGCAACTTCTTTACCGCATGGTGACCGCGCCGAAACTCGGCGTGGCGATGATCGTGAGCGCGGCGTTGCTTGGCATGCAACTGTGGGTGTTTCTGTGGGCGCCTCTGCATGGCCGGATGCTCGAAGTCTCGCTCGGCTATTTCCTGTTGCCGCTGGTGATGGTGCTTGTCGGGCGGTTTTATTATCACGAGCGTCTGGACGGTTTGCAGTGGCTGGCTGTTGCGTGCGCGGCGGTGGGCGTCGGCCATGAACTGTGGGTGACGGGCGCATTTTCGTGGCCGACCTTGCTGGTCTCGCTCGGCTATCCGCCGTATTTCGTTTTGCGTCGCAAAATCAATCACGACTCGCTCGCGATGTTCACCGTGGAAATGGCGCTGCTGTTGCCGCCGGCAATCGTGCTGGTTTTCAACGGCGGCTCGCTGGCGATGATCGCTAGCAATCCAGGTCGGTGGTGGCTACTGTTGCCGGGTCTCGGCGCGCTGAGCACCATTGCGCTCGCGTCGTATCTCAAGGCGAGCCGGTTGTTGCCGGTGGCGTTATTCGGCATTCTCGGCTATGTCGAGCCGGTGTTGCTGGTGCTGATCTCGATCACGTTGCTCGATGAAACGCTGAGCGTCGCACAGTTGGCGACCTACGTCCCCATTTGGATCGCGGTCGCGCTGACGGCATTGCATAGCGTGCGCCTCGTTCGTCTCGCACCGAACTGA
- a CDS encoding methyltransferase type 11 produces the protein MLRKRDVPRLFDLVTAIASADTDSAMLDLCHETLRLYPYRLQTYFHINLELVRRGLYDQLEDLWDESVRRLPNERLPRLFNALMLIALGKLTEGFRRREALFDGADWRGRTTVTPPAYASWRGESLEGKSIVIWSEFGLGDEIFFFRFARIFRERHGAARVTVVCQAPLVELFRASGEAAAICSVDDAPQLPFHDYWVYPHAIPVWASLDIDHLPDMVPYLRAGIDHTPMVLPGNPWALKVGVIFKGAPTHENDAARSLPSLSSLDPLFALEDVEFYIMQKGQGEDEAADYAMRLRNVHDLGPRLRSFGDTAKLMEALDLIISVDTSAANLAGAMGRPLWLMLPMSGDWRWHLEREDSPWYPSARLFREKGRGWPEVVERIRQALIELRNTR, from the coding sequence GTGCTGCGCAAGCGCGATGTGCCTCGACTCTTCGACCTGGTCACTGCCATAGCGAGCGCGGATACGGATTCGGCGATGCTGGACCTTTGCCACGAGACGCTAAGACTGTACCCCTATCGACTCCAGACCTACTTCCACATCAACCTCGAACTGGTGCGTCGCGGCCTTTACGATCAACTGGAGGATTTGTGGGATGAGAGCGTGCGGCGACTGCCGAACGAACGCTTGCCGCGGCTGTTCAATGCGCTGATGCTGATTGCTCTCGGCAAACTCACCGAGGGTTTTCGTCGACGTGAGGCGCTGTTCGACGGCGCAGATTGGCGAGGCCGGACCACCGTGACGCCGCCGGCTTACGCAAGCTGGCGTGGCGAGTCGCTCGAAGGCAAATCGATCGTTATCTGGAGCGAGTTCGGTCTGGGCGACGAGATTTTCTTTTTTCGGTTTGCGCGGATTTTTCGCGAACGCCACGGGGCGGCGCGGGTTACGGTGGTGTGTCAGGCGCCGCTCGTCGAATTGTTCAGGGCCTCCGGCGAGGCTGCGGCGATCTGCTCCGTCGACGATGCGCCACAACTGCCGTTTCATGACTATTGGGTCTATCCGCATGCGATCCCGGTGTGGGCATCTCTCGACATCGATCATTTGCCGGACATGGTGCCGTATCTGCGGGCAGGCATCGACCACACACCGATGGTCTTGCCGGGTAACCCGTGGGCATTGAAAGTCGGCGTCATCTTCAAAGGTGCGCCGACGCACGAGAACGATGCTGCCAGATCGCTGCCGTCACTCAGTAGTCTCGATCCACTCTTCGCGCTCGAAGACGTGGAGTTCTACATCATGCAGAAGGGACAAGGAGAAGACGAAGCCGCCGACTATGCCATGCGCTTGCGCAACGTGCATGATCTCGGACCTCGTCTTCGTTCATTTGGCGATACGGCGAAACTGATGGAGGCGCTGGACCTGATCATTAGCGTGGACACATCGGCGGCCAACCTGGCGGGCGCGATGGGTAGGCCCCTGTGGCTGATGTTGCCCATGTCAGGCGACTGGAGATGGCACCTCGAACGGGAAGACAGTCCGTGGTATCCCTCTGCCCGCCTGTTTCGGGAGAAAGGCAGAGGGTGGCCTGAGGTCGTGGAGCGAATTCGCCAGGCTTTGATCGAACTGCGGAACACGAGATGA
- a CDS encoding DUF3564 domain-containing protein, whose amino-acid sequence MRLTILINGSDPTVSHDYAVLWLDTDEHRWSREAHQGIDLPPWGELHDDNGVTTLCAPSTDAPLCTLRGLHVDRKQRVSAAQGAAAWTALPTRAQTSGFWRLQAVDRQQVRAEHSVFGN is encoded by the coding sequence ATGCGACTGACCATCCTCATCAACGGTTCCGATCCCACCGTGAGCCACGACTATGCTGTGTTATGGCTCGACACCGACGAGCACCGGTGGTCGAGAGAAGCACATCAAGGGATCGATCTGCCCCCCTGGGGCGAGCTACACGACGATAACGGCGTGACGACTCTCTGTGCGCCCAGCACGGATGCGCCGCTGTGCACGCTGCGCGGATTGCACGTGGATCGCAAGCAGCGTGTGAGCGCCGCGCAGGGCGCCGCGGCATGGACCGCCCTGCCGACGCGCGCGCAGACCAGCGGCTTCTGGCGTCTGCAAGCAGTGGACCGCCAACAGGTCCGCGCCGAACACAGCGTGTTCGGCAATTAG